Proteins co-encoded in one Garra rufa chromosome 21, GarRuf1.0, whole genome shotgun sequence genomic window:
- the LOC141296363 gene encoding protein NLRC3-like: MFSDDEKVCDVNKSSSVSVLMSNLIRGDLLPSSLIWITSRPAAAIQIPSKYINRVTAIQGFNDHQKEEYLKKKISDEHQADRIISHIRRSRSLHIMCHIPVFCWISATVLQNLLKQDDSAEIPQTLTEMYIHFLLTQINMRNQKYDERAPEKLQSNRDVIVKLAKLAFNQLMKGNVLFYEEDLIESGIDVTDASVYSGICTEIFKQESVIHQRKVYCFIHLSFQEFLAAFFVFYSHVVKNEESLKPLLNRRYQLYSQTKCLYMLLESTVNKSLDSVNGHLDLFLRFLLGISLESNQRLFKDLLTHTVNTSETIQRIRHYIKDKIKADEHLSANRCISLFLCLLEMEDQTLEIQEFVKSENKLSLAHCLTIAYMLQISEKELDEFDLKKYDTSDESIRRQILAVVNCIKAYSSGCMKEEGCCFLDPDPGFTPE, from the exons ATGTTTTCAGATGATGAGAAAGTTTGTGATGTGAATAAGTCTTCATCAGTGAGTGTGTTGATGTCAAACCTCATCAGAGGAGATCTGCTTCCCTCttctctcatctggatcacctccagaccagcagcagccattCAGATCCCCTCAAAATACATCAACCGTGTGACAGCAATCCAGGGATTCAATGACCATCAGAAGGAGGAATATTTGAAGAAGAAAATCAGTGATGAGCATCAAGCTGACAGAATCATCTCACACATTAGAAGATCAAGAAGCCTCCACATCATGTGTCACATACCCGTCTTCTGTTGGATCTCAGCCACTGTGCTTCAAAACCTCCTGAAACAAGATGACAGTGCAGAAATCCCTCAAACtctgactgaaatgtacatccacttcctgCTGACTCAGATCAACATGAGGAATCAGAAGTATGATGAGAGAGCTCCAGAGAAACTCCAGTCCAACAGAGATGTGATTGTGAAACTTGCTAAACTGGCTTTCAATCAGCTGATGAAGGGCAATGTGTTgttctatgaggaggacctgaTTGAGAGCGGCATAGATGTGACTGATGCGTCAGTGTATTCTGGGATTTGCACTGAGATCTTTAAGCAGGAATCTGTGATTCATCAGAGGAAAGTCTACTGCTTCATTCACCTGAGCTTTCAGGAGTTTCTAGCTGCTTTCTTTGTGTTTTACTCCCATGTAGTCAAGAATGAGGAGTCACTAAAACCATTATTGAATAGAAGATATCAGTTGTATAGTCAAACAAAATGTTTGTATATGCTACTAGAATCAACAGTGAATAAATCCTTAGATAGTGTAAATGGACACCTGGATCTTTTCCTGCGGTTCCTGCTGGGCATCTCACTGGAGTCCAATCAGAGGCTCTTTAAGGATCTACTGACACACACAGTGAACACCTCAGAGACAATCCAGAGAATCAGACATTACATCAAAGACAAAATCAAGGCTGATGAACATCTCTCTGCTAACAGATGCATCAGTCTGTTCCTCTGTCTGCTGGAAATGGAGGATCAGACTCTAGAGATTCAAGAGTTTGTGAAATCAGAGAATAAACTATCTCTTGCTCACTGCTTAACAATCGCCTATATGCTTCAGATATCAGAAAAGGAGCTGGATGAATTTGATCTGAAGAAATACGACACATCAGATGAGAGTATCAGGAGACAGATATTAGCTGTGGTCAACTGCATAAAAGCTTA ctCATCTGGCTGCATGAAAGAGGAAGGCTGTTGTTTTCTGGATCCCGACCCGGGCTTCACACCTGAGTGA